One Rhizoctonia solani chromosome 1, complete sequence DNA window includes the following coding sequences:
- a CDS encoding other/TTK protein kinase: protein MLSSHAAGLPPPVSPFRPNLDALKLDISDDEDELEVDPQMDNVLGNGKAVGSPGLSLNSLGTGDLHTADESPRPRASTLAQGGNVLQTALPPLVTNRPFLRTASQPAGALGISPTSEQYSPDGLAPPRTGSLKRTLVPAASRAAPARPLSEVTPLNTRRPLLSASAHAGKFLSRPGNGRISPPRRVLVKDQPAEEPETDEEEREQQQIPYPIAPRASERNHVLRPKSTPEHPGRSLGRSMSTPDAGLRQMPISPIPISPIESPIHEPKPPSPHHDPHPLATSSALAKTSTSSLASTASSLRGGVGSVKARLQDWKSSIGSWSKGSRSRPPIPGRPSIESMQPKHSIDSLRESLRQSFDRPSFDTVRPGLDPILSPGAPDLALDHAQPEDEHGYVGRGYDPPPQPRSMSSVGWNERPSTSSGYYAQPQVKSVQNHHEHVRRTSETLRPSPLDTPPSNKSPLSSLRHKRSPTAPSPPTSTVIAREKENRGGQLWQERERERSDPVDYGRDDGKMLERERERLREVDNRNRADSRADVRDPRADADRMERDVRPASSLGLLPGTSQREGVLPAKRDRFICNKQEYTVVDCIGRGGSSKVYKVISPNNKIYALKRVRLDSKVDEETMRGYVNEMQLLKRLDGNERIIKLIDSQAVGRGGRYLMMVMELGEIDLAKLLAEKQGTRLQPHWIAIYWQQMLEAVQTIHEEKIVHSDLKPANFVLVKGSLKLIDFGIAKAIANDTTNIQREHQVGTLNYMSPESIEETQTANGRRLKLGRASDVWSLGCILYQMIYGRPPFYSITGAVPKLRAISDPNHVIDYPSESIPAVPATDKEGPRQIPEWATPVPTDVVNTLKGCLTRDPKQRSTIPDLLDDPWLRSWKHTTAPQPETPKLKENEAIVTEAWLKQIIEHASKEAIENGALDEEAVQQMAQNLLPALRLANTKHPAYSKFC from the exons ATGCTATCTAGTCACGCGGCAGGACTTCCCCCGCCGGTGTCGCCTTTTCGCCCGAATCTCGATGCATTGAAGCTGGACATCAGTGACGATGAAGATGAACTAGAAGTGGACCCGCAGATGGATAATGTTCTGGGAAATGGCAAGGCAGTTGGGAGCCCTGGATTATCGTTGAATTCTCTCGGTACTGGTGACTTGCATACGGCAGACGAATCCCCTCGACCACGCGCAAGCACACTTGCTCAAGGCGGCAATGTGCTCCAGACGGCGCTCCCTCCCCTTGTGACCAACCGGCCATTTCTGCGGACGGCATCTCAGCCTGCGGGAGCACTTGGCATTTCCCCTACGTCTGAGCAATACAGCCCCGATGGTCTCGCTCCGCCCCGCACCGGCAGTTTGAAACGCACACTTGTTCCCGCTGCGAGCCGAGCAGCACCTGCAAGGCCATTGTCCGAAGTTACGCCCCTAAACACGCGGAGACCGCTTCTTAGCGCTAGCGCTCATGCTGGCAAATTTCTCTCTCGGCCCGGCAACGGCAGGATAAGCCCTCCTCGACGCGTTCTTGTCAAAGATCAACCAGCAGAAGAGCCGGAGACTGACGAGGAGGAGCGTGAGCAGCAGCAAATACCTTATCCGATTGCCCCACGAGCCTCGGAAAGAAATCACGTTCTGAGACCCAAGAGTA CGCCTGAACACCCTGGTCGCTCCCTCGGTCGCTCCATGTCTACGCCTGATGCTGGACTTCGACAAATGCCAATTTCCCCCATACCCATATCCCCGATCGAAAGCCCCATACACGAGCCAAAGCCCCCTTCACCCCATCACGACCCTCACCCATTGGCCACATCTTCCGCATTAGCCAAAACTAGTACTTCGTCGCTCGCTTCGACTGCCTCTTCGCTCCGCGGCGGAGTCGGATCTGTCAAGGCACGTTTACAGGACTGGAAATCCTCCATCGGAAGCTGGTCAAAAGGTTCTCGGTCTCGGCCCCCCATCCCTGGGAGACCATCCATCGAAAGCATGCAGCCCAAGCATAGTATTGACTCTCTTCGCGAGAGTCTACGACAGTCCTTTGACCGACCGAGCTTTGATACTGTTCGTCCCGGCCTGGATCCCATTCTTTCACCTGGTGCACCCGACCTGGCACTCGACCATGCCCAACCTGAAGACGAGCATGGTTATGTAGGGAGAGGGTACGATCCGCCTCCTCAGCCCCGAAGTATGTCCTCGGTAGGATGGAACGAACGGCCAAGCACGAGTTCAGGTTACTATGCCCAGCCGCAAGTCAAATCGGTTCAAAACCACCATGAACACGTTCGACGAACGTCTGAAACCTTGCGACCATCTCCGCTTGATACACCTCCATCCAACAAATCCCCGCTCAGTTCACTACGACATAAACGTAGTCCCACGGCGCCATCGCCCCCTACCAGCACCGTTATCGCACGTGAAAAGGAGAACAGAGGTGGGCAGCTGTGGCAGGAACGCGAGAGAGAGAGGTCAGACCCGGTGGATTATGGTCGAGACGATGGGAAAATGTTGGAGAGGGAGCGCGAGCGGTTGAGAGAGGTCGATAATCGAAACCGAGCCGATTCGAGAGCTGACGTTAGGGACCCAAGGGCAGACGCAGACAGGATGGAGAGGGACGTGAGGCCCGCGAGCTCACTTGGGTTATTACCTGGGACTTCACAACGGGAAGGAGTTTTACCGGCCAAGCGAGATAGATTTATT TGTAACAAACAAGAATATACAGTTGTAGACTGTATCGGCCGTGGGGGCTCTTCGAAAGTCTACAAAGTAATCTCCCCGAACAACAAAATATACGCCTTGAAACGGGTCCGGCTCGACTCTAAAGTGGACGAGGAGACCATGCGGGGATACGTCAACGAGATGCAGCTCCTTAAGCGATTAGACGGGAACGAACGAATCATCAAATTGATTGATTCCCAGGCTGTCGGTCGAGGGGGCAGATACTTGATGATGGTCATGGAACTCGGCGAgattgacttggccaagctGTTGGCGGAAAAACAAGGGACACGTCTGCAGCCGCACTGGATTGCCATATACTGGCAACAG ATGCTCGAAGCCGTTCAGACAATTCATGAAGAGAAGATAGTCCACTCTGACCTCAAGCCTGCGAACTTTGTGCTCGTAAAAGGCTCGCTAAAGCTCATCGATTTTGGAATTGCCAAAGCCATTGCGAACGACACGACGAACATTCAGCGCGAGCATCAAGTTGGAACATTGAACTATATGAGTCCTGAGAGTATTGAAGAGACCCAGACTGCGAATGGAAGGAGACTAAAG CTCGGCCGCGCGAGTGATGTCTGGTCCCTCGGCTGCATCCTATATCAAATGATATACGGCCGCCCACCTTTTTACTCTATTACTGGCGCCGTCCCCAAACTCCGCGCCATATCCGATCCCAACCACGTAATTGATTATCCTTCAGAGTCTATTCCTGCCGTTCCCGCGACCGACAAAGAAGGTCCGAGGCAGATACCCGAGTGGGCGACACCGGTACCAACGGATGTCGTCAACACACTGAAGGGCTGTTTGACCCGCGATCCGAAGCAGCGAAGTACGATACCAGACCTCTTGGATGACCCGTGGCTCAGGAGTTGGAAAC ACACCACCGCCCCCCAACCCGAAACCCCGAAGCTCAAAGAAAATGAAGCTATCGTGACTGAGGCATGGTTGAAGCAAATCATTGAGCATGCGTCGAAAGAAGCCATTGAAAACGGGGCATTGGACGAGGAGGCAGTTCAACAAATGGCTCAG AACCTACTTCCCGCGCTTCGGTTAGCAAATACAAAGCACCCCGCATACAGCAAGTTTTGTTAG